A region from the Patagioenas fasciata isolate bPatFas1 chromosome 27, bPatFas1.hap1, whole genome shotgun sequence genome encodes:
- the EPS15L1 gene encoding epidermal growth factor receptor substrate 15-like 1 isoform X5 produces MAALIPLSQQFSTGNPLYETYYKQVDPTYTGRVGASEAALFLKKSGLSDIILGKIWDLADPEGKGYLDKQGFYVALRLVACAQNGHDVNLSSLNLTVPPPKFHDTSSPLLITPPSTETHWAVRVEEKAKFDGIFESLLPVNGLLSGDKVKPVLMNSKLPLDILGRVWDLSDIDKDGHLDKDEFAVAMHLVYRALEKEPVPSLLPPSLIPPSKRKKTAVFPGAVPVLPASPPPKDSLRSTPSHGSVNSLNSTGSLSPKHSIKQAQPAVNWVVPMSEKVRYDEIFLKTDTDMDGFVSGQEVKDIFMHSGLSQNLLAHIWALADTRQVGKLSKDQFALAMYLIQQKVSKGVDPPQVLSPEMIPPSERSTPIQTLSGYLTPVGTEISALTEMRRDSSSSVGSGEFTGVKELDDISQEIAQLQREKYSLEQDIREKEESIRQKTNEVQELQNDLDRETSNLQELEAQKQDAQDRLDEMDQQKAKLKDMLSDVRQKCQEETQVISSLKMQIQSQESDLKSQEDDLNRAKAELNRLQQEETQLEQSIQAGKVQLETIIKSLKSTQEEINQARSKLSQLQESHQEVNKSIEEYNEALNGIHGGSLTNLADISEGLGQTERNSYGAMDDPFKNKALMFTNNTQELHTDPFQSEDPFKSDPFKGADPFKGNPFGGDPFKESDPFRSSAPEDFFKKQVKSDPFTSDPFTKPPALPSKPDPFESSDPFTSSSVSSKGPDPFGTLDPFGSGAFSSGEGFADFSQMSKSVAPDPFASSFGGMGFSDDPFKSKSDTPALPPKKNVPPRPKPPSGKSTPVGHLGPADFPKPHDPFQPFGADGSDPFQSKKGFGDPFSGKDPFAPSSSSKTAKDSSLGFADFSSFGNEEQQLAWAKRESERAEQERLARLRRQEQEDLELAIALSKADMPSS; encoded by the exons ATGGCGGCGCTCATCCCCCTCAGCCAGCAG ttttccactGGGAATCCATTGTACGAAACTTATTACAAACAG gtaGATCCAACATACACGGGGAGAGTTGGGGCGAGCGAAGCTGCGCTGTTTCTTAAAAAATCCGGTCTCTCTGATATTATCCTTGGAAAA ATATGGGATTTGGCTGATCCAGAGGGTAAAGGTTACTTGGATAAACAG GGTTTCTATGTCGCGTTGCGCCTTGTGGCGTGTGCACAGAATGGGCACGATGTCAACCTGAGCAGCCTGAACTTGACTGTGCCGCCTCCTAAATTT CATGACACTAGCAGTCCTTTGCTGATCACCCCACCTTCCACAGAGACGCACTGGGCTGTTAGG gtggaagaaaaagcaaagtttGATGGTATTTTTGAAAGCCTTTTGCCAGTAAATGGTTtactttcaggagacaaagtaAAACCAGTACTGATGAATTCAAAGCTACCTCTCGATATCCTAGGAAGG GTGTGGGATCTCAGTGACATTGATAAGGATGGGCACCTGGACAAGGATGAATTTGCTGTG GCAATGCATTTGGTTTATAGAGCTCTTGAGAAAGAGCCGGTTCCTTCCCTGTTACCCCCTTCTCTCATACCACCTTCCAAAAGAAAGAAGACGGCGGTTTTCCCTGGCGCGGTCCCTGTTCTCCCTGCCAGCCCTCCGCCCAAAGACAGCCTGCGTTCCACCCCGTCGCACGGGAGCGTCAACAGCCTCAACAGCACAGGGAGCTTGTCTCCCAAGCACAGCATCAAACAAGCACAG CCCGCTGTGAACTGGGTGGTACCAATGTCCGAAAAAGTGCGATACGATGAGATTTTCCTAAAAACAGACACAGACATGGATGGGTTTGTGAGTGGCCAAGAAGTAAAGGACATTTTTATGCATTCAGGTCTGTCTCAGAACCTCCTAGCACATATATG GGCTTTGGCTGACACGAGGCAGGTGGGGAAGCTGAGCAAAGATCAGTTTGCGCTGGCCATGTATCTCATTCAGCAGAAGGTCAGTAAAGGCGTTGACCCTCCACAAgtgctgtccccagagatgaTCCCTCCCTCGGAGAGGAGCACTCCCATACAG ACTCTGTCAGGTTACTTGACCCCTGTAGGAACCGAGATCTCAGCACTGACAGAAATGCGTCGT GATAGTTCAAGTTCCGTTGGATCAGGAGAATTTACAGGGGTGAAGGAACTGGATGATATTAGTCAAGAAATTGCACAGCTGCAGAG aGAAAAATACTCGCTAGAGCAGGACATTAGGGAAAAGGAAGAATCAATCAGACAGAAAACCAATGAAGTTCAG GAACTGCAAAACGATTTAGACAGGGAGACCAGTAACCTGCAAGAGTTAGAGGCTCAGAAACAAGACGCCCAGGACCGCCTGGACGAGATGGACCAGCAGAAAGCCAAGCTGAAGGACATGCTGAGCGACGTCCGGCAGAAGTGCCAGGAAGAAACACAGGTG ATTTCATCACTAAAAATGCAGATTCAGTCTCAGGAATCGGATCTGAAATCACAGGAGGATGACCTGAACCGAGCCAAAGCAGAGCTGAACCGCCTGCAGCAGGAGGAGacgcagctggagcagagcatccAGGCTGGGAAGGTGCAGCTCGAAACAATCATCAAGTCTTTAAAATCAACACAGGAAGAGATAAACCAG GCAAGAAGTAAACTCTCTCAGCTTCAGGAGAGTCACCAAGAGGTCAATAAGAGTATAGAAGAATATAACGAAGCTCTCAACGGGATTCACGGTGGTAGCTTGACGAATTTAGCGGACATAAGCGAAGGCCTTGGGCAGACGGAAAGAAACAGCTACGGAgctatg GATGATCCATTTAAGAATAAAGCTTTGATGTTTACCAATAACACCCAAGAGCTGCACACGGACCCCTTCCAGTCAGAAGATCCTTTCAAATCGGATCCGTTTAAGGGAGCAGACCCGTTCAAAGGCA ATCCATTTGGAGGAGATCCGTTTAAGGAAAGTGACCCATTTCGTAGTTCTGCCCCTGAGGATTTCTTCAAGAAACAGGTGAAGAGTGACCCGTTCACCTCAGATCCATTCACAAAGCCCCCTGCTTTACCCTCCAAG CCCGACCCTTTTGAAAGCAGTGATCCCTTTACGTCTTCCAGCGTCTCTTCTAAAGGCCCAG ATCCGTTTGGAACTCTGGACCCGTTTGGAAGCGGCGCTTTCAGTAGCGGTGAAGGATTCGCAGACTTCAGTCAGATGTCGAAG TCAGTAGCTCCAGACCCCTTCGCCTCCTCCTTTGGAGGGATGGGCTTCTCCGATGACCCTTTCAAAAGCAAATCCGACACCCCAGCGTTACCGCCGAAGAAAAATGTCCCTCCGCGCCCCAAGCCACCCAGCG GTAAAAGCACTCCCGTAGGCCACCTGGGCCCTGCAGACTTCCCCAAGCCCCACGACCCGTTCCAGCCGTTCGGGGCCGACGGCAGCGACCCGTTCCAGAGTAAAAAGGGCTTTGGGGACCCGTTTAGTGGAAAAGATCCGTTTGCTCCCTCCTCTTCGAGTAAAACTGCTAAAGACTCTTCCTTGGGGTTTGCAGACTTCAGCTCT
- the EPS15L1 gene encoding epidermal growth factor receptor substrate 15-like 1 isoform X6: MAALIPLSQQFSTGNPLYETYYKQVDPTYTGRVGASEAALFLKKSGLSDIILGKIWDLADPEGKGYLDKQGFYVALRLVACAQNGHDVNLSSLNLTVPPPKFHDTSSPLLITPPSTETHWAVRVEEKAKFDGIFESLLPVNGLLSGDKVKPVLMNSKLPLDILGRVWDLSDIDKDGHLDKDEFAVAMHLVYRALEKEPVPSLLPPSLIPPSKRKKTAVFPGAVPVLPASPPPKDSLRSTPSHGSVNSLNSTGSLSPKHSIKQAQPAVNWVVPMSEKVRYDEIFLKTDTDMDGFVSGQEVKDIFMHSGLSQNLLAHIWALADTRQVGKLSKDQFALAMYLIQQKVSKGVDPPQVLSPEMIPPSERSTPIQDSSSSVGSGEFTGVKELDDISQEIAQLQREKYSLEQDIREKEESIRQKTNEVQELQNDLDRETSNLQELEAQKQDAQDRLDEMDQQKAKLKDMLSDVRQKCQEETQVVSISSLKMQIQSQESDLKSQEDDLNRAKAELNRLQQEETQLEQSIQAGKVQLETIIKSLKSTQEEINQARSKLSQLQESHQEVNKSIEEYNEALNGIHGGSLTNLADISEGLGQTERNSYGAMDDPFKNKALMFTNNTQELHTDPFQSEDPFKSDPFKGADPFKGSDPFQHDPFAEQPPAPADPFGGDPFKESDPFRSSAPEDFFKKQVKSDPFTSDPFTKPPALPSKPDPFESSDPFTSSSVSSKGPDPFGTLDPFGSGAFSSGEGFADFSQMSKSVAPDPFASSFGGMGFSDDPFKSKSDTPALPPKKNVPPRPKPPSGKSTPVGHLGPADFPKPHDPFQPFGADGSDPFQSKKGFGDPFSGKDPFAPSSSSKTAKDSSLGFADFSSFGNEEQQLAWAKRESERAEQERLARLRRQEQEDLELAIALSKADMPSS, from the exons ATGGCGGCGCTCATCCCCCTCAGCCAGCAG ttttccactGGGAATCCATTGTACGAAACTTATTACAAACAG gtaGATCCAACATACACGGGGAGAGTTGGGGCGAGCGAAGCTGCGCTGTTTCTTAAAAAATCCGGTCTCTCTGATATTATCCTTGGAAAA ATATGGGATTTGGCTGATCCAGAGGGTAAAGGTTACTTGGATAAACAG GGTTTCTATGTCGCGTTGCGCCTTGTGGCGTGTGCACAGAATGGGCACGATGTCAACCTGAGCAGCCTGAACTTGACTGTGCCGCCTCCTAAATTT CATGACACTAGCAGTCCTTTGCTGATCACCCCACCTTCCACAGAGACGCACTGGGCTGTTAGG gtggaagaaaaagcaaagtttGATGGTATTTTTGAAAGCCTTTTGCCAGTAAATGGTTtactttcaggagacaaagtaAAACCAGTACTGATGAATTCAAAGCTACCTCTCGATATCCTAGGAAGG GTGTGGGATCTCAGTGACATTGATAAGGATGGGCACCTGGACAAGGATGAATTTGCTGTG GCAATGCATTTGGTTTATAGAGCTCTTGAGAAAGAGCCGGTTCCTTCCCTGTTACCCCCTTCTCTCATACCACCTTCCAAAAGAAAGAAGACGGCGGTTTTCCCTGGCGCGGTCCCTGTTCTCCCTGCCAGCCCTCCGCCCAAAGACAGCCTGCGTTCCACCCCGTCGCACGGGAGCGTCAACAGCCTCAACAGCACAGGGAGCTTGTCTCCCAAGCACAGCATCAAACAAGCACAG CCCGCTGTGAACTGGGTGGTACCAATGTCCGAAAAAGTGCGATACGATGAGATTTTCCTAAAAACAGACACAGACATGGATGGGTTTGTGAGTGGCCAAGAAGTAAAGGACATTTTTATGCATTCAGGTCTGTCTCAGAACCTCCTAGCACATATATG GGCTTTGGCTGACACGAGGCAGGTGGGGAAGCTGAGCAAAGATCAGTTTGCGCTGGCCATGTATCTCATTCAGCAGAAGGTCAGTAAAGGCGTTGACCCTCCACAAgtgctgtccccagagatgaTCCCTCCCTCGGAGAGGAGCACTCCCATACAG GATAGTTCAAGTTCCGTTGGATCAGGAGAATTTACAGGGGTGAAGGAACTGGATGATATTAGTCAAGAAATTGCACAGCTGCAGAG aGAAAAATACTCGCTAGAGCAGGACATTAGGGAAAAGGAAGAATCAATCAGACAGAAAACCAATGAAGTTCAG GAACTGCAAAACGATTTAGACAGGGAGACCAGTAACCTGCAAGAGTTAGAGGCTCAGAAACAAGACGCCCAGGACCGCCTGGACGAGATGGACCAGCAGAAAGCCAAGCTGAAGGACATGCTGAGCGACGTCCGGCAGAAGTGCCAGGAAGAAACACAGGTGGTGAGT ATTTCATCACTAAAAATGCAGATTCAGTCTCAGGAATCGGATCTGAAATCACAGGAGGATGACCTGAACCGAGCCAAAGCAGAGCTGAACCGCCTGCAGCAGGAGGAGacgcagctggagcagagcatccAGGCTGGGAAGGTGCAGCTCGAAACAATCATCAAGTCTTTAAAATCAACACAGGAAGAGATAAACCAG GCAAGAAGTAAACTCTCTCAGCTTCAGGAGAGTCACCAAGAGGTCAATAAGAGTATAGAAGAATATAACGAAGCTCTCAACGGGATTCACGGTGGTAGCTTGACGAATTTAGCGGACATAAGCGAAGGCCTTGGGCAGACGGAAAGAAACAGCTACGGAgctatg GATGATCCATTTAAGAATAAAGCTTTGATGTTTACCAATAACACCCAAGAGCTGCACACGGACCCCTTCCAGTCAGAAGATCCTTTCAAATCGGATCCGTTTAAGGGAGCAGACCCGTTCAAAGGCA GTGACCCATTCCAGCATGACCCTTTTGCAGAACagccacctgctccagcag ATCCATTTGGAGGAGATCCGTTTAAGGAAAGTGACCCATTTCGTAGTTCTGCCCCTGAGGATTTCTTCAAGAAACAGGTGAAGAGTGACCCGTTCACCTCAGATCCATTCACAAAGCCCCCTGCTTTACCCTCCAAG CCCGACCCTTTTGAAAGCAGTGATCCCTTTACGTCTTCCAGCGTCTCTTCTAAAGGCCCAG ATCCGTTTGGAACTCTGGACCCGTTTGGAAGCGGCGCTTTCAGTAGCGGTGAAGGATTCGCAGACTTCAGTCAGATGTCGAAG TCAGTAGCTCCAGACCCCTTCGCCTCCTCCTTTGGAGGGATGGGCTTCTCCGATGACCCTTTCAAAAGCAAATCCGACACCCCAGCGTTACCGCCGAAGAAAAATGTCCCTCCGCGCCCCAAGCCACCCAGCG GTAAAAGCACTCCCGTAGGCCACCTGGGCCCTGCAGACTTCCCCAAGCCCCACGACCCGTTCCAGCCGTTCGGGGCCGACGGCAGCGACCCGTTCCAGAGTAAAAAGGGCTTTGGGGACCCGTTTAGTGGAAAAGATCCGTTTGCTCCCTCCTCTTCGAGTAAAACTGCTAAAGACTCTTCCTTGGGGTTTGCAGACTTCAGCTCT
- the EPS15L1 gene encoding epidermal growth factor receptor substrate 15-like 1 isoform X2, with product MAALIPLSQQFSTGNPLYETYYKQVDPTYTGRVGASEAALFLKKSGLSDIILGKIWDLADPEGKGYLDKQGFYVALRLVACAQNGHDVNLSSLNLTVPPPKFHDTSSPLLITPPSTETHWAVRVEEKAKFDGIFESLLPVNGLLSGDKVKPVLMNSKLPLDILGRVWDLSDIDKDGHLDKDEFAVAMHLVYRALEKEPVPSLLPPSLIPPSKRKKTAVFPGAVPVLPASPPPKDSLRSTPSHGSVNSLNSTGSLSPKHSIKQAQPAVNWVVPMSEKVRYDEIFLKTDTDMDGFVSGQEVKDIFMHSGLSQNLLAHIWALADTRQVGKLSKDQFALAMYLIQQKVSKGVDPPQVLSPEMIPPSERSTPIQTLSGYLTPVGTEISALTEMRRDSSSSVGSGEFTGVKELDDISQEIAQLQREKYSLEQDIREKEESIRQKTNEVQELQNDLDRETSNLQELEAQKQDAQDRLDEMDQQKAKLKDMLSDVRQKCQEETQVISSLKMQIQSQESDLKSQEDDLNRAKAELNRLQQEETQLEQSIQAGKVQLETIIKSLKSTQEEINQARSKLSQLQESHQEVNKSIEEYNEALNGIHGGSLTNLADISEGLGQTERNSYGAMDDPFKNKALMFTNNTQELHTDPFQSEDPFKSDPFKGADPFKGSDPFQHDPFAEQPPAPADPFGGDPFKESDPFRSSAPEDFFKKQVKSDPFTSDPFTKPPALPSKPDPFESSDPFTSSSVSSKGPDPFGTLDPFGSGAFSSGEGFADFSQMSKSVAPDPFASSFGGMGFSDDPFKSKSDTPALPPKKNVPPRPKPPSGKSTPVGHLGPADFPKPHDPFQPFGADGSDPFQSKKGFGDPFSGKDPFAPSSSSKTAKDSSLGFADFSSFGNEEQQLAWAKRESERAEQERLARLRRQEQEDLELAIALSKADMPSS from the exons ATGGCGGCGCTCATCCCCCTCAGCCAGCAG ttttccactGGGAATCCATTGTACGAAACTTATTACAAACAG gtaGATCCAACATACACGGGGAGAGTTGGGGCGAGCGAAGCTGCGCTGTTTCTTAAAAAATCCGGTCTCTCTGATATTATCCTTGGAAAA ATATGGGATTTGGCTGATCCAGAGGGTAAAGGTTACTTGGATAAACAG GGTTTCTATGTCGCGTTGCGCCTTGTGGCGTGTGCACAGAATGGGCACGATGTCAACCTGAGCAGCCTGAACTTGACTGTGCCGCCTCCTAAATTT CATGACACTAGCAGTCCTTTGCTGATCACCCCACCTTCCACAGAGACGCACTGGGCTGTTAGG gtggaagaaaaagcaaagtttGATGGTATTTTTGAAAGCCTTTTGCCAGTAAATGGTTtactttcaggagacaaagtaAAACCAGTACTGATGAATTCAAAGCTACCTCTCGATATCCTAGGAAGG GTGTGGGATCTCAGTGACATTGATAAGGATGGGCACCTGGACAAGGATGAATTTGCTGTG GCAATGCATTTGGTTTATAGAGCTCTTGAGAAAGAGCCGGTTCCTTCCCTGTTACCCCCTTCTCTCATACCACCTTCCAAAAGAAAGAAGACGGCGGTTTTCCCTGGCGCGGTCCCTGTTCTCCCTGCCAGCCCTCCGCCCAAAGACAGCCTGCGTTCCACCCCGTCGCACGGGAGCGTCAACAGCCTCAACAGCACAGGGAGCTTGTCTCCCAAGCACAGCATCAAACAAGCACAG CCCGCTGTGAACTGGGTGGTACCAATGTCCGAAAAAGTGCGATACGATGAGATTTTCCTAAAAACAGACACAGACATGGATGGGTTTGTGAGTGGCCAAGAAGTAAAGGACATTTTTATGCATTCAGGTCTGTCTCAGAACCTCCTAGCACATATATG GGCTTTGGCTGACACGAGGCAGGTGGGGAAGCTGAGCAAAGATCAGTTTGCGCTGGCCATGTATCTCATTCAGCAGAAGGTCAGTAAAGGCGTTGACCCTCCACAAgtgctgtccccagagatgaTCCCTCCCTCGGAGAGGAGCACTCCCATACAG ACTCTGTCAGGTTACTTGACCCCTGTAGGAACCGAGATCTCAGCACTGACAGAAATGCGTCGT GATAGTTCAAGTTCCGTTGGATCAGGAGAATTTACAGGGGTGAAGGAACTGGATGATATTAGTCAAGAAATTGCACAGCTGCAGAG aGAAAAATACTCGCTAGAGCAGGACATTAGGGAAAAGGAAGAATCAATCAGACAGAAAACCAATGAAGTTCAG GAACTGCAAAACGATTTAGACAGGGAGACCAGTAACCTGCAAGAGTTAGAGGCTCAGAAACAAGACGCCCAGGACCGCCTGGACGAGATGGACCAGCAGAAAGCCAAGCTGAAGGACATGCTGAGCGACGTCCGGCAGAAGTGCCAGGAAGAAACACAGGTG ATTTCATCACTAAAAATGCAGATTCAGTCTCAGGAATCGGATCTGAAATCACAGGAGGATGACCTGAACCGAGCCAAAGCAGAGCTGAACCGCCTGCAGCAGGAGGAGacgcagctggagcagagcatccAGGCTGGGAAGGTGCAGCTCGAAACAATCATCAAGTCTTTAAAATCAACACAGGAAGAGATAAACCAG GCAAGAAGTAAACTCTCTCAGCTTCAGGAGAGTCACCAAGAGGTCAATAAGAGTATAGAAGAATATAACGAAGCTCTCAACGGGATTCACGGTGGTAGCTTGACGAATTTAGCGGACATAAGCGAAGGCCTTGGGCAGACGGAAAGAAACAGCTACGGAgctatg GATGATCCATTTAAGAATAAAGCTTTGATGTTTACCAATAACACCCAAGAGCTGCACACGGACCCCTTCCAGTCAGAAGATCCTTTCAAATCGGATCCGTTTAAGGGAGCAGACCCGTTCAAAGGCA GTGACCCATTCCAGCATGACCCTTTTGCAGAACagccacctgctccagcag ATCCATTTGGAGGAGATCCGTTTAAGGAAAGTGACCCATTTCGTAGTTCTGCCCCTGAGGATTTCTTCAAGAAACAGGTGAAGAGTGACCCGTTCACCTCAGATCCATTCACAAAGCCCCCTGCTTTACCCTCCAAG CCCGACCCTTTTGAAAGCAGTGATCCCTTTACGTCTTCCAGCGTCTCTTCTAAAGGCCCAG ATCCGTTTGGAACTCTGGACCCGTTTGGAAGCGGCGCTTTCAGTAGCGGTGAAGGATTCGCAGACTTCAGTCAGATGTCGAAG TCAGTAGCTCCAGACCCCTTCGCCTCCTCCTTTGGAGGGATGGGCTTCTCCGATGACCCTTTCAAAAGCAAATCCGACACCCCAGCGTTACCGCCGAAGAAAAATGTCCCTCCGCGCCCCAAGCCACCCAGCG GTAAAAGCACTCCCGTAGGCCACCTGGGCCCTGCAGACTTCCCCAAGCCCCACGACCCGTTCCAGCCGTTCGGGGCCGACGGCAGCGACCCGTTCCAGAGTAAAAAGGGCTTTGGGGACCCGTTTAGTGGAAAAGATCCGTTTGCTCCCTCCTCTTCGAGTAAAACTGCTAAAGACTCTTCCTTGGGGTTTGCAGACTTCAGCTCT
- the EPS15L1 gene encoding epidermal growth factor receptor substrate 15-like 1 isoform X1 yields the protein MAALIPLSQQFSTGNPLYETYYKQVDPTYTGRVGASEAALFLKKSGLSDIILGKIWDLADPEGKGYLDKQGFYVALRLVACAQNGHDVNLSSLNLTVPPPKFHDTSSPLLITPPSTETHWAVRVEEKAKFDGIFESLLPVNGLLSGDKVKPVLMNSKLPLDILGRVWDLSDIDKDGHLDKDEFAVAMHLVYRALEKEPVPSLLPPSLIPPSKRKKTAVFPGAVPVLPASPPPKDSLRSTPSHGSVNSLNSTGSLSPKHSIKQAQPAVNWVVPMSEKVRYDEIFLKTDTDMDGFVSGQEVKDIFMHSGLSQNLLAHIWALADTRQVGKLSKDQFALAMYLIQQKVSKGVDPPQVLSPEMIPPSERSTPIQTLSGYLTPVGTEISALTEMRRDSSSSVGSGEFTGVKELDDISQEIAQLQREKYSLEQDIREKEESIRQKTNEVQELQNDLDRETSNLQELEAQKQDAQDRLDEMDQQKAKLKDMLSDVRQKCQEETQVVSISSLKMQIQSQESDLKSQEDDLNRAKAELNRLQQEETQLEQSIQAGKVQLETIIKSLKSTQEEINQARSKLSQLQESHQEVNKSIEEYNEALNGIHGGSLTNLADISEGLGQTERNSYGAMDDPFKNKALMFTNNTQELHTDPFQSEDPFKSDPFKGADPFKGSDPFQHDPFAEQPPAPADPFGGDPFKESDPFRSSAPEDFFKKQVKSDPFTSDPFTKPPALPSKPDPFESSDPFTSSSVSSKGPDPFGTLDPFGSGAFSSGEGFADFSQMSKSVAPDPFASSFGGMGFSDDPFKSKSDTPALPPKKNVPPRPKPPSGKSTPVGHLGPADFPKPHDPFQPFGADGSDPFQSKKGFGDPFSGKDPFAPSSSSKTAKDSSLGFADFSSFGNEEQQLAWAKRESERAEQERLARLRRQEQEDLELAIALSKADMPSS from the exons ATGGCGGCGCTCATCCCCCTCAGCCAGCAG ttttccactGGGAATCCATTGTACGAAACTTATTACAAACAG gtaGATCCAACATACACGGGGAGAGTTGGGGCGAGCGAAGCTGCGCTGTTTCTTAAAAAATCCGGTCTCTCTGATATTATCCTTGGAAAA ATATGGGATTTGGCTGATCCAGAGGGTAAAGGTTACTTGGATAAACAG GGTTTCTATGTCGCGTTGCGCCTTGTGGCGTGTGCACAGAATGGGCACGATGTCAACCTGAGCAGCCTGAACTTGACTGTGCCGCCTCCTAAATTT CATGACACTAGCAGTCCTTTGCTGATCACCCCACCTTCCACAGAGACGCACTGGGCTGTTAGG gtggaagaaaaagcaaagtttGATGGTATTTTTGAAAGCCTTTTGCCAGTAAATGGTTtactttcaggagacaaagtaAAACCAGTACTGATGAATTCAAAGCTACCTCTCGATATCCTAGGAAGG GTGTGGGATCTCAGTGACATTGATAAGGATGGGCACCTGGACAAGGATGAATTTGCTGTG GCAATGCATTTGGTTTATAGAGCTCTTGAGAAAGAGCCGGTTCCTTCCCTGTTACCCCCTTCTCTCATACCACCTTCCAAAAGAAAGAAGACGGCGGTTTTCCCTGGCGCGGTCCCTGTTCTCCCTGCCAGCCCTCCGCCCAAAGACAGCCTGCGTTCCACCCCGTCGCACGGGAGCGTCAACAGCCTCAACAGCACAGGGAGCTTGTCTCCCAAGCACAGCATCAAACAAGCACAG CCCGCTGTGAACTGGGTGGTACCAATGTCCGAAAAAGTGCGATACGATGAGATTTTCCTAAAAACAGACACAGACATGGATGGGTTTGTGAGTGGCCAAGAAGTAAAGGACATTTTTATGCATTCAGGTCTGTCTCAGAACCTCCTAGCACATATATG GGCTTTGGCTGACACGAGGCAGGTGGGGAAGCTGAGCAAAGATCAGTTTGCGCTGGCCATGTATCTCATTCAGCAGAAGGTCAGTAAAGGCGTTGACCCTCCACAAgtgctgtccccagagatgaTCCCTCCCTCGGAGAGGAGCACTCCCATACAG ACTCTGTCAGGTTACTTGACCCCTGTAGGAACCGAGATCTCAGCACTGACAGAAATGCGTCGT GATAGTTCAAGTTCCGTTGGATCAGGAGAATTTACAGGGGTGAAGGAACTGGATGATATTAGTCAAGAAATTGCACAGCTGCAGAG aGAAAAATACTCGCTAGAGCAGGACATTAGGGAAAAGGAAGAATCAATCAGACAGAAAACCAATGAAGTTCAG GAACTGCAAAACGATTTAGACAGGGAGACCAGTAACCTGCAAGAGTTAGAGGCTCAGAAACAAGACGCCCAGGACCGCCTGGACGAGATGGACCAGCAGAAAGCCAAGCTGAAGGACATGCTGAGCGACGTCCGGCAGAAGTGCCAGGAAGAAACACAGGTGGTGAGT ATTTCATCACTAAAAATGCAGATTCAGTCTCAGGAATCGGATCTGAAATCACAGGAGGATGACCTGAACCGAGCCAAAGCAGAGCTGAACCGCCTGCAGCAGGAGGAGacgcagctggagcagagcatccAGGCTGGGAAGGTGCAGCTCGAAACAATCATCAAGTCTTTAAAATCAACACAGGAAGAGATAAACCAG GCAAGAAGTAAACTCTCTCAGCTTCAGGAGAGTCACCAAGAGGTCAATAAGAGTATAGAAGAATATAACGAAGCTCTCAACGGGATTCACGGTGGTAGCTTGACGAATTTAGCGGACATAAGCGAAGGCCTTGGGCAGACGGAAAGAAACAGCTACGGAgctatg GATGATCCATTTAAGAATAAAGCTTTGATGTTTACCAATAACACCCAAGAGCTGCACACGGACCCCTTCCAGTCAGAAGATCCTTTCAAATCGGATCCGTTTAAGGGAGCAGACCCGTTCAAAGGCA GTGACCCATTCCAGCATGACCCTTTTGCAGAACagccacctgctccagcag ATCCATTTGGAGGAGATCCGTTTAAGGAAAGTGACCCATTTCGTAGTTCTGCCCCTGAGGATTTCTTCAAGAAACAGGTGAAGAGTGACCCGTTCACCTCAGATCCATTCACAAAGCCCCCTGCTTTACCCTCCAAG CCCGACCCTTTTGAAAGCAGTGATCCCTTTACGTCTTCCAGCGTCTCTTCTAAAGGCCCAG ATCCGTTTGGAACTCTGGACCCGTTTGGAAGCGGCGCTTTCAGTAGCGGTGAAGGATTCGCAGACTTCAGTCAGATGTCGAAG TCAGTAGCTCCAGACCCCTTCGCCTCCTCCTTTGGAGGGATGGGCTTCTCCGATGACCCTTTCAAAAGCAAATCCGACACCCCAGCGTTACCGCCGAAGAAAAATGTCCCTCCGCGCCCCAAGCCACCCAGCG GTAAAAGCACTCCCGTAGGCCACCTGGGCCCTGCAGACTTCCCCAAGCCCCACGACCCGTTCCAGCCGTTCGGGGCCGACGGCAGCGACCCGTTCCAGAGTAAAAAGGGCTTTGGGGACCCGTTTAGTGGAAAAGATCCGTTTGCTCCCTCCTCTTCGAGTAAAACTGCTAAAGACTCTTCCTTGGGGTTTGCAGACTTCAGCTCT